One window from the genome of Bacillus weihaiensis encodes:
- a CDS encoding Cof-type HAD-IIB family hydrolase yields MTYKMIVLDLDDTLLQDDHTISLNTKNSLMKAQELGVKVVLASGRPTYGMKHIAKELELERFGSYILSFNGGKIINCQTEEEMFSSTLTPEAVHQLDAISKREEVYIHTYVGDDIVTETENPYTTIESELTGLPVKVVPSFVSEVTSPVVKVLMVEAPEKLKLVEEKLQQELDAEFSIMRSKPFFLEFTEKGVTKGTSLHHLIQVCGIKQEEVIAIGDSYNDLSMIEFAGLGVAMGNAPEDIKKIANYVTDTNMNDGVAKVVEEFIFNKKVLV; encoded by the coding sequence ATGACATATAAAATGATTGTCCTAGATTTAGATGATACATTATTACAAGATGACCATACGATTTCACTAAACACTAAGAATTCGTTAATGAAGGCGCAAGAATTGGGAGTAAAAGTTGTGTTAGCATCAGGACGCCCAACTTACGGTATGAAACACATAGCCAAAGAATTAGAGTTAGAGAGATTTGGTAGTTATATTCTTTCATTTAATGGAGGCAAAATTATCAATTGCCAAACGGAGGAAGAAATGTTTAGTAGTACACTTACACCTGAAGCTGTCCATCAGTTAGACGCTATTAGTAAAAGGGAGGAAGTTTATATCCATACGTATGTAGGAGATGACATTGTAACAGAAACAGAGAATCCTTATACAACGATTGAGTCAGAGTTAACTGGATTACCTGTAAAAGTGGTTCCTTCGTTTGTATCGGAAGTAACTAGCCCTGTTGTTAAAGTACTTATGGTTGAAGCTCCTGAAAAGTTAAAATTAGTTGAAGAAAAACTTCAACAAGAACTTGATGCTGAATTTAGTATCATGCGCTCTAAACCGTTTTTCCTAGAATTTACAGAAAAAGGTGTGACAAAAGGGACAAGTCTTCATCACCTCATTCAAGTATGTGGAATAAAGCAAGAAGAAGTGATTGCTATTGGAGATAGCTATAATGATCTCTCTATGATCGAATTTGCAGGATTAGGTGTAGCTATGGGAAATGCCCCAGAGGATATTAAAAAAATAGCAAATTACGTAACGGATACAAATATGAACGATGGAGTAGCAAAAGTGGTTGAAGAATTTATTTTCAACAAAAAAGTCTTGGTTTAA
- a CDS encoding GNAT family N-acetyltransferase has protein sequence MKITISKDFETIARLNKSIHDIHAKLYPEYFKPYEENEIKATFEKLIQNEHFMFFILEEKEQTIGYIWIEIRDFPENAFKMGYQSIYLHQISLIEAERKKGYGTLIMKYIEDLAKKLEIDLIELDYWVDNKVAECFYEKNHFVKYREFVHKRI, from the coding sequence ATGAAAATAACTATATCTAAAGATTTTGAAACGATTGCACGGTTGAATAAATCGATTCATGATATTCATGCCAAACTTTATCCTGAATATTTTAAGCCATATGAAGAAAATGAGATAAAGGCAACATTCGAAAAGCTTATTCAGAATGAGCATTTTATGTTCTTTATCCTTGAGGAAAAAGAGCAAACGATCGGGTATATATGGATAGAAATAAGAGATTTTCCTGAAAATGCATTTAAAATGGGCTATCAATCTATTTACCTTCATCAAATTAGTTTAATAGAAGCTGAAAGAAAAAAGGGGTATGGTACTCTTATAATGAAATATATAGAAGACTTAGCAAAAAAACTAGAAATTGATCTTATTGAACTAGACTATTGGGTAGATAATAAAGTGGCTGAATGTTTTTATGAAAAAAACCATTTTGTAAAGTACAGAGAATTTGTACATAAGAGAATTTAA